A genomic stretch from Telopea speciosissima isolate NSW1024214 ecotype Mountain lineage chromosome 7, Tspe_v1, whole genome shotgun sequence includes:
- the LOC122668464 gene encoding protein FAR1-RELATED SEQUENCE 5-like, protein MEFDSETVVNAFYSAYVDPFGFVIRWSRLGRSRHDRAVIAQEFVCNKEGFRVAEKKKTLQEILKADGVALSFRKKRRTERSGEEFVRSLRCARWSCFEFPEEENEGSGAEKSSLDRHALS, encoded by the coding sequence ATGGAGTTTGATTCTGAAACAGTTGTGAATGCCTTCTATTCTGCATATGTTGATCCCTTTGGATTTGTCATTCGGTGGAGCAGACTTGGTCGCTCCAGGCATGACCGTGCTGTTATTGCTCAGGAATTTGTGTGTAACAAAGAGGGTTTCCGAGTAgctgaaaagaaaaagaccTTGCAAGAGATTTTGAAGGCCGACGGTGTTGCTCTGAGTTttcggaagaagaggagaacGGAGCGGAGCGGAGAAGAGTTTGTTAGATCACTGAGATGTGCGCGATGGTCTTGCTTTGAGTTTCCggaagaagagaatgaaggGAGTGGAGCGGAGAAGAGTTCGTTAGATCGCCATGCTCTGAGTTAG
- the LOC122666787 gene encoding syntaxin-43-like: MATRNRTPLYRKYRDSLRSVRSPISSHSPSSSSQTSSGPVIELVNTSLLHPNRSYTPLSTEDPGSSSGGALTIGLPPAWVDVSEEIAANMQRARAKMSELVKAHTKALMPSFGDGKEDQRMIEALTQEITHLLKKSEKSLQKFSASGPSEDSNVRKNVQRSLATGLQNLSMEFRKKQSTYLKRLRQQKEGQDGFDLEMNLNGIKSKVEDDDFDDMGFNEHQMAKIKKSEAFTAEREREISQVVESVNELAQIMKDLSVLVIDQGTIVDRIDYNIQNVASTVEQGFKQLEKAERSQRKGGMVTCVMVLVLMCFIMLVLLILKEILF, translated from the exons ATGGCGACGAGGAATCGAACTCCTCTGTACAGAAAGTACAGAGATTCTCTGAGGAGCGTTAGATCGCCGATCTCTTCTCAttcgccttcttcttcttctcaaacgTCGTCTGGTCCCGTAATCGAATTGGTGAACACTTCGCTTCTGCATCCGAATCGGTCTTATACACCACTCAGTACCGAAGATCCAGGCAGTTCCAG TGGGGGCGCACTGACAATAGGTCTACCTCCAGCTTGGGTGGATGTTTCTGAAGAAATAGCTGCAAATATGCAACGTGCACGAGCAAAAATGTCAGAATTAGTCAAGGCTCATACAAAGGCTTTAATGCCATCTTTTGGAGATGGAAAAGAAGATCAACGCATGATTGAGGCTCTTACCCAAGAGATCACTCATCTGCTGAAGAAGTCCGAAAAGAGTTTACAGAAGTTTTCTGCAAGTGGGCCTTCTGAGGATTCGAATGTTAGAAAAAACGTACAG CGTTCTCTTGCTACAGGCCTTCAGAATCTTTCAATGGAGTTCCGAAAGAAGCAATCAACTTATTTGAAGCGTCTTCGGCAGCAAAAGGAG GGACAAGATGGGTTTGACTTGGAGATGAATTTAAATGGAATTAAATCTAAAGTAGAAGATGATGACTTTGATGATATG GGTTTTAATGAGCACCAAATGGCCAAGATAAAGAAAAGTGAGGCATTTACAgcagaaagggagagagagatttccCAG GTTGTGGAATCAGTGAATGAGCTTGCTCAAATAATGAAGGATCTTTCAGTCCTTGTGATAGACCAG GGGACCATCGTTGATCGAATAGACTACAATATTCAGAATGTTGCATCCACAGTAGAGCAGGGTTTTAAACAGCTAGAGAAG GCAGAGAGAAGTCAGAGAAAAGGAGGAATGGTGACATGTGTTATGGTACTTGTGCTTATGTGCTTCATCATGCTGGTCCTCCTGATCCTCAAGGAGATATTATTTTGA